From the genome of Flavobacterium luteolum, one region includes:
- a CDS encoding MmcQ/YjbR family DNA-binding protein, whose protein sequence is MISIETFRKLALSFPNATEEPHFEKTSFRIKKKIFATFDEKNNHAVLKLTEIDQSVFCASSEKIFYPIPNKWGKQGWTIVELSRVRPEMFEDALIRSYETVASQKR, encoded by the coding sequence ATGATTTCAATTGAAACCTTTAGAAAATTAGCGTTATCATTTCCAAATGCAACAGAGGAACCTCATTTTGAGAAGACTTCTTTTCGAATCAAAAAGAAGATTTTTGCCACTTTTGACGAAAAAAATAATCATGCCGTTTTAAAATTAACCGAAATAGACCAGTCGGTTTTTTGTGCGTCAAGCGAAAAGATTTTCTATCCAATTCCAAATAAATGGGGAAAACAAGGTTGGACAATCGTCGAACTTTCAAGAGTAAGGCCCGAAATGTTTGAAGATGCCTTGATACGATCTTATGAAACTGTGGCTTCACAAAAGAGATAA
- a CDS encoding alpha-ketoglutarate-dependent dioxygenase AlkB family protein, which produces MDLFNPQTDETTNLLPKDGTVNYYGKLFSRTEADFYRDILLNTIEWKNDEAIIFGKLILTKRKVAWYGDQEFEYTYSNTTKKALPWTPELLKLKKIIEEKTGETFNSCLLNLYHSGEEGMAWHSDAEKDLKKNGAIGSVSFGAERKFAFKHKESKETVSMILEHGSLLVMKDETQTYWLHRLPPTKTTQKPRVNLTFRTIVR; this is translated from the coding sequence ATGGACTTATTTAATCCTCAAACAGACGAAACAACGAATCTGCTTCCAAAAGATGGAACGGTGAATTATTATGGAAAATTATTTTCGAGAACAGAAGCCGACTTCTACCGTGATATTTTATTAAATACAATTGAATGGAAAAATGATGAAGCGATAATCTTTGGAAAATTAATTTTGACCAAAAGAAAAGTGGCATGGTACGGCGATCAGGAATTTGAATATACGTATTCGAATACAACAAAAAAAGCTTTGCCTTGGACGCCCGAGCTTTTGAAACTAAAAAAAATCATTGAAGAAAAAACAGGAGAAACTTTCAATTCTTGCTTGCTTAATCTTTATCATTCTGGAGAAGAAGGAATGGCTTGGCACAGCGATGCCGAAAAAGATTTAAAGAAAAATGGCGCAATCGGATCTGTCAGTTTTGGTGCCGAACGTAAATTTGCTTTCAAACATAAAGAGTCAAAAGAAACGGTTTCTATGATTCTGGAACACGGAAGTTTATTGGTCATGAAAGATGAAACGCAAACGTATTGGCTTCACAGACTTCCTCCAACAAAAACTACACAAAAACCGAGGGTTAATTTGACTTTTAGAACGATTGTGAGATAG